A stretch of the Argentina anserina chromosome 6, drPotAnse1.1, whole genome shotgun sequence genome encodes the following:
- the LOC126800029 gene encoding uncharacterized protein LOC126800029 isoform X1 has product MNSTMKTVLLNSKLNCSLYVRGALFHSTPVLDRKRRNSYWESSSRNHNYSKRSRRIHSKQTLLRNVNDYADYLFQKWQNPDDLNEPSSSRGTSWFKKQYSANGSKKKWRGNQGPSSWGRRDFDFCEDYVDVETNFQSRFGSSGFFYWSFVNEDDSQWRRSSNYSGKSWSWRHRKEEKFEYDSDNSESDERLALGLSAVGPLKLEDVKNAYRSCALKWHPDRHQGSSKAAAEEKFKHCSSAYQSLCDKLAMN; this is encoded by the exons atgaataGCACAATGAAAACGGTTCTCCTGAACTCAAAACTCAACTGTTCCCTTTATGTGCGGGGTGCCCTGTTTCATTCAACTCCTGTCTTGGATCGTAAAAGACGCAACAGCTACTGGGAATCATCATCC AGGAATCACAACTATTCGAAAAGGTCCAGAAGGATACATTCAAAACAAACATTATTGCGCAATGTCAATGATTATGCGGACTACCTATTTCAG AAATGGCAGAATCCCGATGATTTGAATGAGCCATCTTCAAGTAGAGGCACCTCATGGTTTAAAAAGCAATACTCGGCCAACGGTTCCAAAAAGAAATGGCGAGGCAATCAAGGTCCCTCCAGTTGGGGCAGAA GAGATTTCGACTTTTGTGAAGATTATGTAGATGTAGAGACCAATTTCCAGTCCAGGTTTGGCAGTAGTGGATTCTTTTACTGGTCATTcgtcaatgaagatgattcACAGTGGAGAAGGTCTTCAAATTACTCTGGGAAATCTTGGAGTTGGAGACAtcgtaaagaagaaaaatttgaATATGATTCTGATAATTCGGAGTCAGATGAGAGGTTGGCCCTTGGATTGAGTGCTGTGGGCCCTCTGAAGCTTGAAGATGTCAAAAATGC ATATCGATCCTGTGCACTGAAATGGCATCCAGATCGTCACCAGGGATCTTCAAAG GCTGCTGCAGAGGAAAAGTTCAAGCATTGCAGCTCAGCTTATCAATCTTTATGTGATAAATTAGCTATGAATTGA
- the LOC126800029 gene encoding uncharacterized protein LOC126800029 isoform X2 — MNSTMKTVLLNSKLNCSLYVRGALFHSTPVLDRKRRNSYWESSSKWQNPDDLNEPSSSRGTSWFKKQYSANGSKKKWRGNQGPSSWGRRDFDFCEDYVDVETNFQSRFGSSGFFYWSFVNEDDSQWRRSSNYSGKSWSWRHRKEEKFEYDSDNSESDERLALGLSAVGPLKLEDVKNAYRSCALKWHPDRHQGSSKAAAEEKFKHCSSAYQSLCDKLAMN, encoded by the exons atgaataGCACAATGAAAACGGTTCTCCTGAACTCAAAACTCAACTGTTCCCTTTATGTGCGGGGTGCCCTGTTTCATTCAACTCCTGTCTTGGATCGTAAAAGACGCAACAGCTACTGGGAATCATCATCC AAATGGCAGAATCCCGATGATTTGAATGAGCCATCTTCAAGTAGAGGCACCTCATGGTTTAAAAAGCAATACTCGGCCAACGGTTCCAAAAAGAAATGGCGAGGCAATCAAGGTCCCTCCAGTTGGGGCAGAA GAGATTTCGACTTTTGTGAAGATTATGTAGATGTAGAGACCAATTTCCAGTCCAGGTTTGGCAGTAGTGGATTCTTTTACTGGTCATTcgtcaatgaagatgattcACAGTGGAGAAGGTCTTCAAATTACTCTGGGAAATCTTGGAGTTGGAGACAtcgtaaagaagaaaaatttgaATATGATTCTGATAATTCGGAGTCAGATGAGAGGTTGGCCCTTGGATTGAGTGCTGTGGGCCCTCTGAAGCTTGAAGATGTCAAAAATGC ATATCGATCCTGTGCACTGAAATGGCATCCAGATCGTCACCAGGGATCTTCAAAG GCTGCTGCAGAGGAAAAGTTCAAGCATTGCAGCTCAGCTTATCAATCTTTATGTGATAAATTAGCTATGAATTGA
- the LOC126800023 gene encoding metal tolerance protein C2 isoform X1, producing the protein MEKSNSFKAGPQSPWSSDFKLGATDRRLAFSRQASINLTDSSSSSSSAAAPFLSRSVSSIDVPPADETDKLFDVSAEKLTLLTLFESVSRILRSGNRYMKRLFLLISLNVAYSTAELCIGLFTGRVGLVSDAFHLTFGCGLLTFSLFAMAASRKKPDGIYTYGYKRLEVLSAFTNALFLLFMSFSLAVEALHAFIQDESEHKHYLIVSAVTNLLVNLIGVWFFRNYARINLVYRNAEDMNNHSVCLHVLADSIRSAGLILASWFLSLGVQNAEVLCFGIVAVAVFMLVMPLFKATGGILLQMAPPNVPTSALSKCWRQISAREDVSEVSLARFWEVVPGHVVGSLSLQVKKGIDERPVLQLVHGLYHDLGIQDLSVQVDHI; encoded by the exons ATGGAGAAGAGCAACTCCTTCAAAGCAGGCCCTCAGAGTCCATGGAGCTCCGACTTCAAACTCGGCGCCACCGATCGCCGCCTCGCCTTTTCCCGCCAGGCCTCCATCAACCTCACCgactcttcctcctcctcctcctccgccgccgcgcCCTTCCTCTCCCGCTCCGTCTCCAGCATCGACGTCCCGCCGGCCGACGAAACCGACAAGCTTTTCGACGTCTCCGCCGAGAAATTGACCTTGCTGACTCTATTCGAATCGGTTTCCCGGATCCTGAGATCCGGCAACCGCTACATGAAGCGGTTGTTCCTCTTGATTTCGCTCAACGTCGCGTACTCCACCGCCGAGCTCTGTATCGGACTCTTCACCGGGCGTGTTG GTTTGGTATCAGATGCATTTCATTTGACTTTTGGGTGCGGATTGTTGACCTTTTCGCTCTTCGCAATGGCGGCTTCCAGGAAGAAGCCTGATGGAATTTACACTTATGG GTACAAGAGGCTCGAAGTTTTGTCGGCTTTTACCAATGCT ctgtttcttttgtttatgTCATTCTCCTTGGCTGTAGAAGCACTCCACGCATTTATACAGGATGAATCTGAACACAA GCATTACTTGATTGTTTCAGCAGTGACAAATCTACTGGTGAATCTTATTGGTGTTTGGTTCTTCAGAAATTATGCTCGTATAAATCTTG TTTATAGGAATGCTGAAGATATGAACAATCACTCAGTTTGCTTGCATGTTCTCGCGGATTCCATTCGCAG TGCAGGGTTGATACTGGCATCCTGGTTTCTGTCACTTGG GGTTCAGAATGCAGAAGTTTTGTGCTTTGGAATAGTTGCAGTTGCAGTATTTATGCTTGTAATGCCACTCTTTAAAGCAACTGGAGGTATTCTACTCCAAATGGCACCACCAAATGTTCCAACTTCAGCATTGAGCAAATGCTGGCGACAG ATTTCTGCCCGTGAAGATGTTTCTGAAGTTTCTCTAGCTCGATTTTGGGAGGTGGTTCCTGGTCATGTAGTTGGTTCACTCTCATTACAG GTCAAGAAAGGTATAGATGAGCGCCCGGTTCTTCAACTGGTGCATGGTTTGTACCACGACTTGGGAATACAGGATTTAAGCGTACAAGTCGACCACATTTGA
- the LOC126800023 gene encoding metal tolerance protein C2 isoform X2 translates to MEKSNSFKAGPQSPWSSDFKLGATDRRLAFSRQASINLTDSSSSSSSAAAPFLSRSVSSIDVPPADETDKLFDVSAEKLTLLTLFESVSRILRSGNRYMKRLFLLISLNVAYSTAELCIGLFTGRVGLVSDAFHLTFGCGLLTFSLFAMAASRKKPDGIYTYGYKRLEVLSAFTNALFLLFMSFSLAVEALHAFIQDESEHKHYLIVSAVTNLLVNLIGVWFFRNYARINLVYRNAEDMNNHSVCLHVLADSIRSAGLILASWFLSLGVQNAEVLCFGIVAVAVFMLVMPLFKATGGILLQMAPPNVPTSALSKCWRQISAREDVSEVSLARFWEVVPGHVVGSLSLQWLISNRSRKV, encoded by the exons ATGGAGAAGAGCAACTCCTTCAAAGCAGGCCCTCAGAGTCCATGGAGCTCCGACTTCAAACTCGGCGCCACCGATCGCCGCCTCGCCTTTTCCCGCCAGGCCTCCATCAACCTCACCgactcttcctcctcctcctcctccgccgccgcgcCCTTCCTCTCCCGCTCCGTCTCCAGCATCGACGTCCCGCCGGCCGACGAAACCGACAAGCTTTTCGACGTCTCCGCCGAGAAATTGACCTTGCTGACTCTATTCGAATCGGTTTCCCGGATCCTGAGATCCGGCAACCGCTACATGAAGCGGTTGTTCCTCTTGATTTCGCTCAACGTCGCGTACTCCACCGCCGAGCTCTGTATCGGACTCTTCACCGGGCGTGTTG GTTTGGTATCAGATGCATTTCATTTGACTTTTGGGTGCGGATTGTTGACCTTTTCGCTCTTCGCAATGGCGGCTTCCAGGAAGAAGCCTGATGGAATTTACACTTATGG GTACAAGAGGCTCGAAGTTTTGTCGGCTTTTACCAATGCT ctgtttcttttgtttatgTCATTCTCCTTGGCTGTAGAAGCACTCCACGCATTTATACAGGATGAATCTGAACACAA GCATTACTTGATTGTTTCAGCAGTGACAAATCTACTGGTGAATCTTATTGGTGTTTGGTTCTTCAGAAATTATGCTCGTATAAATCTTG TTTATAGGAATGCTGAAGATATGAACAATCACTCAGTTTGCTTGCATGTTCTCGCGGATTCCATTCGCAG TGCAGGGTTGATACTGGCATCCTGGTTTCTGTCACTTGG GGTTCAGAATGCAGAAGTTTTGTGCTTTGGAATAGTTGCAGTTGCAGTATTTATGCTTGTAATGCCACTCTTTAAAGCAACTGGAGGTATTCTACTCCAAATGGCACCACCAAATGTTCCAACTTCAGCATTGAGCAAATGCTGGCGACAG ATTTCTGCCCGTGAAGATGTTTCTGAAGTTTCTCTAGCTCGATTTTGGGAGGTGGTTCCTGGTCATGTAGTTGGTTCACTCTCATTACAG TGGCTGATATCAAACAGGTCAAGAAAGGTATAG
- the LOC126800028 gene encoding nudix hydrolase 23, chloroplastic — protein MLKTIQILGCSSGLVKPRTTRTTCCSLSISSIKYKPLSSSSLSSSRATTRFLFPARSASFRAFTMSEAHSGSKSNPAAAPSSSSSSSSTVVQSVGNARKIKFCQWCGGATKHEVPDGEEKIRAVCTVCEIIAYENPKMVVGCLIVHDNMILLCKRNIQPSYGLWTLPAGYLEIGESAAEGAIRETWEEACAEVEVVSPFAQLDIPLIGQTYVIFLARLKNGQFSPGPESSECRLFALDDIPFESLSFSSMVVTLKLYIEDVKAGKLKFHYGTINKSPGTSPSDINAYTLDYHLQS, from the exons ATGCTCAAGACCATACAGATCTTGGGCTGTTCATCTGGCTTGGTTAAGCCCCGAACTACTCGAACCACTTGTTGTAGCCTCTCCATTTCTTCCATCAAATACAAACCATTGTcatcctcctctctctcttcttccagAGCAACAACCCGTTTCTTATTCCCGGCGCGCTCAGCTTCTTTCCGAGCTTTCACCATGTCAGAGGCTCATTCCGGGTCAAAGTCAAACCCAGCTGCTgccccttcttcttcttcttcatcatcatcaactgtGGTTCAGTCAGTT GGCAATGCTCGTAAAATCAAATTCTGTCAGTGGTGTGGTGGTGCAACAAAGCATGAGGTACCTGATGGCGAGGAGAAAATAAGAGCTGTTTGTACAGTTTGTGAGATAATTGCTTATGAAAATCCAAAAATG GTTGTGGGATGTCTAATTGTGCATGATAACATGATTCTACTTTGCAAGAGGAACATTCAACCATCATATGGTCTCTG GACTCTACCAGCAGGTTACCTAGAAATTGGGGAATCAGCTGCAGAAGGAGCAATTAGGGAAACATGGGAAGAAGCATGCGCTGAAGTTGAAGTTGTTTCACCTTTTGCTCAATTGGATATCCCTTTAATTGGTCAG ACTTACGTAATTTTCTTAGCAAGGCTGAAGAACGGCCAGTTTTCACCAGGTCCAGAATCATCAGAATGCCGATTGTTTGCACTTGATGATATACCATTTGAGTCTCTGTCATTCTCATCAATGGTAGTTACTTTAAAATTG TATATTGAAGATGTGAAGGCTGGGAAACTTAAGTTCCACTATGGAACCATTAATAAAAG CCCTGGCACAAGTCCGTCGGATATTAATGCGTATACTTTGGATTATCATCTTCAGTCCTGA